A genomic segment from Pseudomonas sessilinigenes encodes:
- a CDS encoding efflux RND transporter permease subunit, whose amino-acid sequence MNFSRFFIDRPIFAAVLSIVISLVGLIAIPLLPVSEYPEVVPPTVVVTATYPGANPKVIAETVAVPLEEQINGVENMMYMKSVAGSDGVLMMTITFEPGTDPNKAQVDVQNRVAQAQPRLPAQVVALGVTTQKQSPSFALMITPVAPDGRYDGLYLRNYANIKIKDQLARIPGVGQVRFFGSGDYAMRVWLDPDKVASRNMTAGDVLRAIQDQNLQVSAGQLGAEPVRGGSDFLIAINAQGRLRTPDEFGNIVLKSGSNGEIVRLADVSRIELGASDYTLRTRLDGQEAPVIGVFQAPGANLLDVRNNVIAKMEELKKSFPPGMDYRSDYDATIFVREAIDAVVKTLAEAIVLVVLVVILFLQTWRASIIPLIAVPVSVVGTFAVLHVLGFSINTLTLFGLVLAIGIVVDDAIVVVENVERNIAEGLTPLAAAHQAMKEVSGPIVAIALVLCAVFIPMAFLSGVTGTFYKQFAVTIAISTVISAINSLTLSPALAARLLQGHDAPKDALSRGIDRAFGWLFAPFNRFFDASSNKYQGAVARILRQRGAAFAVYGLLLASTGLLFDNVPRGFIPTQDKLYLVGIAKLPEGSSITRSDAVINELGRAALAIDGVAHVLTFAGFNPIQQTNTPNYAVAYVILKPFNERQRSAKQIMGDIQAKMNGVQEGMAFVINPPPILGLGTGAGYSLFIQDRSGEGYGALQQATGALQGALMKEAGMGFPFSGYQSNVPQIDVEVDRVKAKTQGVALADLFQTLQVYLGSSYVNDFNLFGRTWRVYAQAEGDYRKRVEDIGNLKTRNEQGAMVPIASMVKVSQTYGPDPVLRYNGYPAADFSGEADPGRLSSAQAMEKISEVARKVLPNGFDFEWSDMSFQESTQGKAALVVFPVAILLAFLVLAALYESWTLPLAVILIVPMCVLSALFGVKLLGGDNNTFVQVGLVVLMGLACKNAILIVEFARELEFQGREIVEAALEACRLRLRPIVMTSVAFIAGTIPLVFSHGAGAEVRSVTGITVLAGMIGVTLFGLFLTPVFYVGLRKLSGRQLIQHGQSSMEHVRTATTDDV is encoded by the coding sequence ATGAATTTTTCCAGGTTTTTCATCGATCGACCCATCTTCGCAGCGGTGCTCTCCATCGTCATTTCCCTGGTGGGGCTCATCGCCATTCCCCTGCTACCGGTCAGTGAGTATCCCGAGGTGGTGCCGCCGACGGTGGTCGTCACCGCCACCTATCCCGGTGCCAACCCCAAGGTGATCGCCGAGACTGTGGCGGTGCCATTGGAAGAGCAGATCAATGGCGTCGAGAACATGATGTACATGAAGTCGGTGGCCGGCTCCGATGGTGTTTTGATGATGACGATCACCTTCGAACCCGGCACCGATCCCAACAAGGCCCAGGTGGACGTGCAGAATCGGGTGGCCCAGGCTCAACCGCGCTTGCCTGCGCAAGTGGTCGCCCTTGGCGTGACCACGCAAAAGCAGTCACCCAGCTTCGCCCTGATGATCACCCCGGTTGCTCCGGATGGACGCTACGACGGCCTGTACCTGCGCAACTACGCCAACATCAAGATCAAGGATCAGCTCGCCCGTATACCGGGCGTTGGCCAGGTGCGTTTCTTCGGTAGCGGCGATTACGCGATGCGTGTCTGGCTCGATCCAGATAAGGTCGCTTCGCGAAACATGACCGCAGGCGATGTCCTGCGTGCGATACAGGATCAGAACCTGCAGGTTTCGGCCGGCCAGCTCGGTGCCGAACCGGTCCGCGGGGGCAGTGACTTCCTGATTGCGATCAATGCCCAGGGGCGCCTGCGCACCCCCGATGAGTTCGGCAACATTGTGCTCAAGAGTGGTTCGAACGGTGAGATCGTACGCCTGGCCGATGTCTCGCGTATCGAACTCGGCGCCAGCGACTACACCCTGCGCACCCGGCTCGATGGCCAGGAGGCCCCGGTGATCGGGGTGTTCCAGGCGCCGGGGGCCAATCTGCTGGACGTGCGTAACAACGTGATCGCCAAGATGGAGGAGTTGAAGAAAAGCTTTCCTCCCGGCATGGACTACCGATCGGACTATGATGCGACGATTTTCGTACGCGAGGCCATCGACGCCGTGGTCAAGACCCTGGCCGAGGCCATTGTGCTGGTGGTGCTGGTGGTAATCCTGTTCCTGCAGACCTGGCGAGCCTCGATCATTCCGCTCATAGCCGTGCCGGTGTCGGTGGTGGGTACGTTCGCGGTGTTGCATGTGCTGGGGTTCTCGATCAATACGTTGACCTTGTTCGGCCTCGTGCTGGCCATTGGCATCGTGGTCGACGACGCGATCGTTGTGGTCGAGAACGTCGAGCGCAATATCGCTGAAGGTCTCACGCCGCTGGCTGCCGCACACCAGGCGATGAAGGAGGTCTCCGGGCCGATAGTCGCGATCGCCCTGGTCCTGTGCGCGGTATTCATACCCATGGCATTCCTGAGCGGTGTCACCGGGACTTTCTATAAGCAGTTCGCCGTGACGATTGCCATTTCCACGGTGATCTCCGCGATCAACTCGCTGACGCTGTCACCGGCGCTCGCGGCCAGGCTGCTGCAGGGTCACGATGCCCCCAAGGATGCGCTCTCACGGGGTATCGACCGGGCCTTCGGGTGGCTGTTCGCACCGTTCAATCGTTTTTTCGACGCCAGTTCGAACAAGTATCAAGGGGCCGTGGCACGTATCCTCAGGCAGCGCGGTGCGGCGTTCGCGGTTTATGGACTGTTATTGGCGAGTACGGGCCTGTTGTTCGATAACGTGCCCAGGGGCTTTATCCCGACCCAGGACAAGCTCTACCTGGTCGGTATCGCGAAGCTCCCCGAGGGCAGCTCGATCACCCGCTCGGATGCGGTTATCAATGAACTGGGACGAGCGGCGCTGGCCATCGATGGTGTCGCCCATGTACTCACGTTTGCCGGTTTCAACCCGATCCAGCAGACCAACACACCGAACTATGCGGTGGCCTACGTGATCCTCAAGCCTTTCAACGAGCGCCAACGCAGCGCCAAGCAAATCATGGGCGACATCCAGGCCAAGATGAATGGCGTACAGGAGGGCATGGCTTTCGTGATCAACCCGCCGCCCATTCTTGGCCTGGGTACCGGGGCGGGGTACTCGCTGTTCATCCAGGACCGCTCCGGCGAGGGTTATGGCGCCTTGCAACAAGCCACCGGGGCGCTGCAAGGGGCGCTGATGAAGGAAGCGGGCATGGGCTTTCCGTTCTCGGGCTATCAGTCCAACGTGCCGCAGATCGATGTCGAGGTCGATCGCGTCAAGGCCAAGACCCAGGGCGTGGCGCTGGCAGACCTGTTCCAGACGCTGCAGGTGTACCTGGGCTCCAGCTATGTCAACGACTTCAACTTGTTCGGTCGTACCTGGCGTGTATACGCCCAGGCCGAGGGCGACTACCGCAAGCGCGTCGAGGACATCGGCAACCTGAAGACGCGTAACGAGCAGGGGGCAATGGTGCCGATCGCTTCGATGGTGAAGGTCAGCCAGACCTACGGACCCGACCCGGTGCTGCGCTACAACGGCTATCCGGCGGCGGACTTCTCGGGCGAGGCCGATCCCGGGCGGTTGTCTTCGGCCCAGGCGATGGAGAAGATCTCCGAGGTCGCCAGGAAGGTACTACCCAATGGTTTTGACTTCGAGTGGAGCGACATGAGCTTCCAGGAGTCCACCCAGGGCAAGGCTGCGTTGGTCGTGTTTCCGGTAGCGATTCTCCTGGCCTTCCTGGTACTTGCTGCGCTGTACGAGTCCTGGACCTTGCCGCTGGCAGTGATCCTGATCGTGCCGATGTGCGTGCTCTCGGCATTGTTCGGCGTGAAGTTGCTCGGTGGTGACAACAATACGTTCGTGCAGGTCGGGCTTGTGGTGCTGATGGGGCTGGCCTGCAAGAACGCGATCCTGATCGTCGAGTTCGCCCGGGAGCTGGAGTTCCAGGGGCGGGAGATCGTCGAGGCGGCCCTGGAGGCGTGCCGCCTGCGCCTGCGGCCGATCGTGATGACCTCGGTTGCCTTTATCGCCGGTACCATCCCACTGGTGTTTTCCCACGGTGCCGGCGCGGAAGTCCGCTCAGTGACTGGCATTACGGTGCTTGCCGGGATGATTGGCGTCACGCTGTTCGGTCTGTTCCTGACGCCAGTGTTCTATGTTGGCCTGCGCAAGCTGTCTGGTCGCCAGTTGATCCAGCATGGCCAGAGCAGCATGGAGCACGTGCGGACGGCAACCACCGACGACGTGTAG
- a CDS encoding AraC family transcriptional regulator yields MNTSALKEITQLIARHAVDEGASSTANPSLEVARHTTRQTAIRCPQSPFFGMVVQGRMSIQLGETIRHFAQGDYLFVSFSVPVAFHIIEASEDQPCLGFGMAITPERLQEVLARMDIPPHPAATHEACSVVVDRLNPELLDATLRLLRLLDAPGDIQPLAPLIEQEIIYRLLSSPYGCRLLQLAVADSSTNGITKAIDWLRKHYVQPLRIPELADQAGMSESSLHHHFKAITGLTPMQYQKQFRLHEARRLIQIERHNIGNAGFAVGYQSRSQFTREYSRFYGVSPLQHLKDREA; encoded by the coding sequence ATGAACACCAGCGCGCTCAAGGAAATTACCCAGCTCATCGCTCGCCATGCCGTCGACGAAGGGGCCAGCAGTACGGCCAACCCCAGTCTGGAAGTGGCGCGCCATACCACGCGCCAGACGGCGATCAGGTGCCCACAATCGCCGTTCTTTGGCATGGTGGTGCAAGGCCGCATGAGTATTCAGCTAGGAGAAACGATTCGGCACTTCGCCCAGGGCGACTATCTGTTCGTGTCATTCAGCGTCCCTGTGGCCTTCCACATCATCGAGGCCAGCGAAGACCAACCCTGCCTCGGGTTTGGCATGGCGATCACCCCGGAGCGCCTGCAAGAGGTGCTCGCCCGCATGGACATTCCGCCACATCCGGCGGCCACCCATGAGGCCTGCAGCGTAGTAGTGGATCGATTGAACCCTGAGCTGCTCGACGCGACGCTGCGCCTGCTGCGTCTGCTGGATGCTCCTGGCGATATCCAACCCCTGGCGCCCCTGATCGAGCAAGAGATCATCTACCGGCTCTTGTCCAGTCCCTACGGCTGTCGCTTGCTGCAACTGGCAGTGGCAGACAGCTCCACCAATGGCATCACCAAAGCCATCGACTGGCTGCGCAAGCACTACGTGCAACCCTTGCGCATACCGGAGCTGGCCGACCAGGCAGGAATGAGCGAATCCTCGCTGCATCACCACTTCAAGGCCATTACCGGCCTTACCCCAATGCAGTATCAAAAACAGTTCCGGCTGCACGAAGCGCGGCGGCTGATACAGATAGAACGCCATAACATCGGTAATGCAGGTTTTGCCGTTGGCTACCAGAGTCGCTCGCAGTTCACCCGTGAATACAGTCGATTCTATGGGGTGTCGCCATTGCAGCATCTCAAAGACCGCGAGGCATGA
- a CDS encoding MFS transporter — protein MKPGRVLFALAIGAFGIGTTEFTPMGLLPVIAEGVGASIPSAGMLVTAYAIGVMVGAPIMTLLFSRFGKRAALMMLMGIFTIGNLLSALAPDYYTLLASRLVTSLNHGAFFGLGAVVAASVVPKEKQASAVATMFMGLTIANIGGVPAATWLGQQVGWRLAFAGTAVLGLLAIAALWYALPKGERGSVPHVRRELAVIARPNVLLAMATTVLGAGAMFTLYTYVAPVLAQLTGASDSFVTLGLVLIGVGFTLGNSLGGRLADWSLDGSARIFLGVLAVIMVLMPLVLGNHITAALALLVWGMFTFAVVPPLQMRVMIAAAEAPGLASSINVGAFNLGNAVGAALGGAVISQGLGYAAVPVAGGLLAAAGLLLVWLGGRRKVSDAAVSDAA, from the coding sequence ATGAAACCCGGACGCGTTCTCTTCGCCCTGGCCATCGGGGCCTTCGGCATCGGCACCACCGAATTCACCCCCATGGGCCTGTTGCCAGTGATCGCCGAAGGCGTCGGTGCGAGCATTCCCAGCGCCGGCATGCTGGTCACCGCCTACGCCATCGGCGTGATGGTCGGCGCGCCGATCATGACCCTGTTGTTCAGCCGCTTCGGCAAGCGTGCGGCGCTGATGATGCTGATGGGCATCTTCACCATCGGCAACCTGCTCTCGGCCCTGGCGCCGGACTACTACACCCTGCTGGCCTCGCGCCTGGTCACCAGCCTCAACCATGGCGCCTTCTTCGGCCTCGGTGCCGTGGTGGCAGCCAGCGTGGTCCCCAAGGAGAAACAGGCCAGTGCCGTGGCCACCATGTTCATGGGCCTGACCATTGCCAACATCGGCGGCGTGCCGGCGGCCACCTGGCTCGGCCAGCAGGTCGGCTGGCGCCTGGCCTTCGCCGGTACCGCGGTGCTGGGCCTGCTGGCCATCGCCGCGCTGTGGTACGCCTTGCCCAAGGGCGAGCGTGGCAGCGTGCCCCATGTCCGTCGTGAACTGGCAGTGATTGCCCGGCCCAACGTGCTGTTGGCCATGGCCACCACGGTGCTGGGCGCTGGCGCCATGTTCACTCTCTACACCTATGTCGCCCCGGTCCTGGCACAGCTGACCGGTGCCTCGGACAGCTTCGTCACCCTGGGCCTGGTGCTGATCGGGGTCGGCTTCACCCTGGGCAACAGCCTCGGCGGGCGCCTGGCCGATTGGTCGCTGGATGGTTCGGCGCGAATCTTCCTCGGCGTGCTGGCCGTGATCATGGTGCTGATGCCCCTGGTGCTGGGTAACCACATCACCGCGGCCCTGGCGCTGCTGGTGTGGGGCATGTTCACCTTCGCCGTGGTACCGCCACTGCAAATGCGCGTAATGATCGCCGCCGCCGAGGCCCCGGGCCTGGCCTCATCGATCAACGTGGGTGCCTTCAACCTGGGCAACGCAGTGGGCGCCGCCCTGGGCGGTGCAGTCATCAGCCAGGGCCTGGGTTACGCTGCGGTGCCCGTGGCCGGCGGCTTGCTGGCTGCCGCCGGGTTGTTGCTGGTATGGCTGGGCGGACGCCGCAAGGTCAGCGATGCCGCCGTCAGCGACGCGGCATAG
- a CDS encoding MoaF-related domain-containing protein, whose amino-acid sequence MSSSPQIPAFAGRSFQVAYDGLVAHNIYASDGLSIRYAIVSGPYAGASGEAACQWRQIADGVYVISWQEADGATVVHVDDFARGHSQAFFTASDLSFYRMEGPLTALSSQEYAQ is encoded by the coding sequence ATGAGCAGTTCCCCCCAGATACCGGCCTTCGCGGGCCGCAGCTTCCAGGTCGCCTACGACGGCCTGGTGGCCCATAACATCTATGCAAGCGATGGCCTGAGCATTCGCTACGCCATCGTCTCCGGCCCCTACGCCGGTGCCAGCGGCGAAGCCGCGTGCCAATGGCGACAAATCGCCGATGGCGTCTACGTGATCTCCTGGCAAGAAGCCGACGGCGCCACCGTGGTACATGTCGACGACTTCGCCCGTGGCCATTCCCAGGCCTTCTTCACCGCCAGCGACCTGAGCTTCTATCGCATGGAGGGCCCCTTGACCGCCCTCTCCAGCCAGGAGTACGCGCAATGA
- a CDS encoding TIGR03571 family LLM class oxidoreductase → MTTPLERLTAGGFSIGLEAPLDHDWTPAGDQARRQAGRLPGEPDLKQHAYLAQLADRLGFRALWIRDVPLYDPSFGDAAQVFEVFSYLGYLAGVTRDILLGTAAVVLPIREPLLTLKSANSLQRLSGNRLLLGVASGDRPVEYPLFGRDFEGRGHNFREQVALLKDGANGHLPEGMAVLPASTSSLPLLVAGLAQQSPAWIGNHMDGCLAYPGTPDDHQRRVADWRSVAGNKPYSSFIHLDLAERADEPMRRWRFGFRGGRNALIAELNALRAAGVDHVGLHLRRNVRPLDETLREIAEYVLPQFHATAATASHPQPEAIS, encoded by the coding sequence ATGACCACGCCCCTCGAACGCCTGACCGCCGGTGGTTTCAGCATCGGCCTGGAAGCACCGCTGGACCATGACTGGACCCCGGCCGGCGACCAGGCCCGGCGCCAAGCTGGCCGCCTGCCCGGCGAACCCGACCTCAAGCAGCATGCCTACCTGGCGCAACTGGCTGACCGCCTGGGCTTTCGCGCCCTGTGGATCCGCGACGTGCCGCTGTACGACCCGTCGTTCGGCGATGCTGCCCAGGTGTTCGAGGTGTTTTCCTACCTCGGCTACCTGGCCGGGGTCACCCGCGACATCCTGCTGGGTACTGCTGCCGTGGTCTTGCCGATCCGCGAGCCGTTGCTGACCCTGAAGTCGGCCAACAGCCTGCAACGCCTGAGCGGCAATCGCCTGCTGCTGGGCGTGGCCAGCGGTGACCGGCCGGTGGAGTACCCACTGTTCGGGCGGGATTTCGAGGGGCGCGGCCATAACTTCCGCGAGCAGGTCGCCCTGCTCAAGGACGGTGCCAACGGCCACCTGCCCGAGGGCATGGCCGTGCTGCCAGCCAGTACCTCGTCCCTGCCCTTGCTGGTGGCGGGCCTGGCCCAGCAAAGCCCGGCCTGGATCGGCAACCACATGGATGGCTGCCTGGCCTACCCGGGCACCCCCGACGACCACCAGCGGCGCGTTGCCGACTGGCGCTCGGTGGCGGGCAACAAGCCCTACAGCAGCTTCATCCACCTGGACCTGGCCGAGCGTGCCGACGAACCCATGCGCCGCTGGCGCTTCGGTTTTCGTGGTGGTCGCAACGCGCTGATCGCCGAGCTCAATGCCCTGCGCGCAGCCGGTGTCGACCATGTCGGCCTGCATCTGCGACGCAACGTGCGACCACTGGACGAAACCCTGCGGGAGATCGCCGAGTACGTACTGCCACAATTTCATGCCACTGCTGCGACTGCATCACACCCACAACCGGAGGCCATTTCATGA